In Zingiber officinale cultivar Zhangliang chromosome 6A, Zo_v1.1, whole genome shotgun sequence, a single genomic region encodes these proteins:
- the LOC121995172 gene encoding calphotin-like has translation MTHTHVPGRPRKRVIDSPATESPEKSAGAEPVSQGQTPQGIVGTSSYQTPTIPTSEVPTSTVPPVVPPSVYPAPPPSALSAAYPVPPLAVSATTYSAPQIPVPVTTYLAPVPVVPVVSYPVPPTVPSIAPTYVYSVVPPAISTPVYAAAPGIPLLTYPAVPPIGLAPVVLPNFTAIPIDIVAARAWITDHLSGRTINSHLNGYSKQAS, from the coding sequence atgacacatacacatGTTCCAGGACGACCACGTAAGAGGGTGATAGATTCTCCGGCgacagagtctccagagaagTCTGCTGGGGCCGAGCCTgttagtcagggacagactcctcagggtattgtGGGCACGTCGAGTTATCAGACCCCGACGATTCCGACTTCAGAAGTACCTACCTCGacagtaccaccagtggtaccaccgtcggtATATCCGGCGCCTCCCCCATCAGCACTATCTGCGGCATACCCAGTACCCCCTCTAGCCGTGTCTGCTACTACGTACTCGGCACCACAGATACCTGTACCGGTTACTACATACTTGGCACCCGTACCAGTAGTACCGGTTGTTTCTTACCCGGTACCGCCCACCGTACCTTCAATCGCCCCTACTTATGTCTACTCTGTAGTTCCACCAGCAATATCTACCCCAGTTTATGCAGCAGCACCAGGGATACCTCTTCTGACCTATCCAgcagtaccacccataggattAGCCCCAGTGGTTCTGCCCAATTTTACAGCAATCCCTATTGATATAGTTGCGGCACGAGCATGGATCACCGACCATTTAAGTGGGAGgacaatcaactcccacttaaatggataTTCTAAACAGGCTTCCTAA